One Lycium barbarum isolate Lr01 chromosome 5, ASM1917538v2, whole genome shotgun sequence genomic window carries:
- the LOC132639219 gene encoding dolichyl-diphosphooligosaccharide--protein glycosyltransferase subunit STT3A-like: MIVTSAIDGRIHTSLATIVELEFLTKNGIYNFWNWFDDRTWYPLGRVIGGTVYPGLTLTAGTLWWILNSLSIPLSVETVCVFTAPTFSVFAVWATYLLTKEVKGAGAGLTAAALLAIVPSYISRSVAGSYDNEAVAIFALIFTFYLYIKTLNTGSLFYATLNALAYFYMVCSWGGYTFIINLIPMHVLICIIAGHYSLRLYIAYVPFVILGTLLASLVTVVGFNAVMTSEHFASFLVFILINVVGLVHYIKGILSPKMFKVAVTLVVSAGLIFCCAVIAVLIAVISSRPTKGWSGRSLSLLDPTYASKYIPIIASVSEHQPPTWPTYVMYINVLSFFVPAGIVACFLPLTDTSSFVVLYLVTSAYFSGVMVRLMLVLAPAACIMSGIALSAAFDVFTRSIKFSLIGTSQSSQADAGNADKSEEPLKERPSQIKEENVEKATIISERERSLLTLPMEASIIAILLLMLLGAFYVAHCVWMAEAYSAPSIVVTSHSDDGLDVFDDFREAYAWLSHNTDVDDKVASWWDYGYHATSMANRTVIVDNNTWNNTHIALVGTAMSSPEKAAWEIFNSLDVKYVVIVFGGLIGYPSDDINKFLWMVRIGGGVFPHIREPDYLRDGRFRIDSMATPTTLNCLMYKLSYYRFVEIDGKGFDRVRQTEIGKKYFKLAHFEEVFTTQHWMVRIYKLKPPKNRIRGKTKRSKLKTNLTSSKRSGTQKKNHW; the protein is encoded by the exons ATGATTGTTACTTCAGCAATTGAT GGTAGAATCCATACTTCCTTAGCAACCATTGTTGAACTTGAG TTTCTGACAAAGAATGGAATATACAACTTTTGGAATTGGTTTGATGATCGGACCTG GTATCCACTTGGACGTGTGATTGGAGGAACTGTTTATCCTGGACTAACATTAACCGCAGGCACCTTATGGTG GATACTGAATTCTTTGAGTATCCCTCTTTCTGTGGAAACTGTTTGTGTATTTACTGCTCCTACATTCTCGGTTTTTGCAGTTTGGGCAACATACCTTTTAAcaaag GAAGTTAAGGGGGCTGGTGCTGGACTGACAGCTGCAGCTCTTTTGGCCATT GTTCCATCGTACATATCTCGTTCAGTGGCCGGTAGCTATGACAACGAAGCTGTAGCCATATTTGCCTTGATCTTCACTTTCTATCTCTATATAAAG ACACTGAATACTGGTTCCCTCTTTTATGCTACTCTCAATGCCTTGGCATACTTTTATATG GTTTGCTCCTGGGGAGGATATACCTTTATTATCAACCTTATTCCAATGCACGTGCTCATTTGCATCATAGCAGGGCATTATTCTCTGCGGCTTTATATTGCTTATGTTCCTTTT GTTATCTTGGGAACATTATTGGCCTCATTGGTCACTGTCGTGGGTTTTAATGCAGTAATGACATCAGAACACTTTGCTTCATTTCTG GTGTTCATACTGATCAATGTAGTGGGCCTAGTCCATTACATCAAAGGGATTCTCTCACCAAAAATGTTCAAAGTAGCTGTGACTCTTGTTGTATCTGCTGGCTT GATATTTTGTTGTGCAGTAATAGCTGTACTAATTGCAGTTATTTCTTCTAGACCAACAAAGGGATGGAGTGGACGAAGCCTGAGCCTGCTTGATCC AACTTATGCCAGCAAGTATATACCCATCATTGCCAGTGTTAGCGAACATCAACCACCTACTTGGCCTACTTACGTTATGTACATAAATGTATTATCATTCTTTGTCCCTGCCGGCATTGTT GCGTGCTTTTTGCCTCTAACTGATACTAGCTCCTTTGTGGTTCTTTATTTGGTGACTTCAGCATATTTTTCTGGTGTCATG GTCCGCCTAATGCTTGTGCTAGCACCAGCAGCATGTATAATGTCTGGAATCGCTCTTTCAGCAGCATTTGATGTTTTCACTCGGTCAATCAAATTTTCATTGATTGGTACATCACAAAGTTCACAGGCTGAT GCAGGAAATGCTGATAAAAGTGAAGAACCACTAAAGGAAAGACCTTCACAAATAAAGGAGGAGAATGTGGAAAAAGCTACTATCATTTCAGAACGCGAGAGGAGTCTATTGACCTTACCTATGGAGGCTTCTATTATTGCTATTCTTTTACTAATGCTGTTGGGTGCTTTTTATGTG GCTCATTGTGTTTGGATGGCAGAAGCCTATTCAGCTCCGTCTATTGTCGTAACATCACATTCAGATGATGGACTTGATGTTTTTGATGACTTTAGAGAAGCTTATGCATGGTTGAGCCACAATACCGATGTAGATGATAAA GTGGCATCATGGTGGGACTATGGTTACCACGCAACATCCATGGCAAACAGAACAGTTATTGTTGACAATAACACATGGAACAATACACACATTGCCCTTGTTGGTACAGCCATGTCCTCCCCAGAAAAGGCAGCCTGGGAAATCTTCAACTCTTTGGATGTCAAATATGTTGTTATAGTCTTTGGAG GTCTTATTGGTTACCCCAGCGATGACATCAATAAGTTCCTCTGGATGGTCAGAATAGGTGGAGGTGTATTCCCTCATATCAGGGAACCAGATTATCTG AGAGATGGTCGATTTCGAATAGACTCTATGGCCACTCCAACAACGCTGAACTGCCTCATGTACAAACTATCTTATTACAG ATTTGTGGAGATAGATGGTAAGGGTTTTGACAGAGTAAGGCAGACTGAAATTGGAAAGAAATATTTCAAGCTCGCTCACTTTGAGGAG GTGTTCACTACTCAGCACTGGATGGTTCGGATATACAAACTAAAACCTCCTAAAAACAGAATACGTGGAAAGACGAAAAGGTCTAAATTG AAAACTAACTTGACTAGCTCCAAAAGAAGTGGAACACAAAAGAAGAATCATTGGTAG